The Gammaproteobacteria bacterium genome segment CGCCACGCCTTGACTTTCCAACCCGTTGCGCCGGACAATGCCGGGCGGCGGCGGGCGCGTAGCTCAGTTGGTTAGAGCACCATCTTCACATGGTGGGGGTCGCTGGTTCGAGTCCAGCCGCGCCTACCACGCCGCCTGCCATCGCACCTGCCACGCAACCCGCCATTCTGCGGACAACCCGCGCGGTCATCGCGGGCGTTGGGCGCGGTCTCAGACTTCAAGCGCGCCGCAGACGGTCAGGTGGTGGTCGTCTATTGTGCACACGGCGAAGTGGCCAAGCCCCGCCTCCTGCAACTGGTTTTCCACCTCCGCCGGCGTGAAGGCCGCCAGCAGCGAGTTGTGGAAGTCGCGCTGCAAAATCGGGTCTTCGTTGGCGGCGTGGCGTTTGACCAGCGCCTCGACCTGCGCCGGGTTGTCCGGGCGCGACAGGTCGGCGATGAAGACGCAGGCGCCGGGTTTGCCGAGGCGGCGCGCCGTGCGCCACAGCACCTGCGGGTCGTGCAGGTGGTGCAGCAGGCTGTTTGAGATGATGACATCGCAGGCGCGCTCCGGCAGCGGCATCTGCGGCAGCACCGCCAGCGCCGTGCGCACGCGCTCGCCGACGCCCGCCGCGTCAATCCGCCGTTGCGCGTGGCGCAGCATTTCGCGCGCGCCGTCCACTGCGGCAACGCGCGCGCGGCGGTGGAGTTTCGCCAGCCGCACGGCGATGTCGGCGTCGCCGCAGCCGAGGTCCACGGCGTCGAAGGCGCCGTCGGCGCCGCCGTCAACGGCGGGCGGGTGCGCGGCCAGGCAGCGCGTGAAATGGCGCATGATTTCCGAGTGCGCCTGCTCAAAGTCGGCGGTGGCGTAGGCGCGCGCCTGCGCGGCGTCGTCCATCAGTTCCGGTTCGGTGATTCTGTCCATCATGTCAGGGCAGCAGGCATTCGCCCTCAATCAAATCCTGGATGCTTTCGCGCAGGCGCACGAGGTGGGCTTCGCCGCCGTCCACGATGACCTCGGCGGGGCGTGTTCTTGAGTTGTAGTTGCCCGCCATCGAGAAGCCGTAGGCGCCCGCCGACAGCAGTGCCAGCAAGTCGCCGCGGCGCGCGTCCGCGAGATGCGCCTGGCCGAATGTGTCGCCGGTCTCGCAGACCGGGCCGACGACATCGAACGCCTGCGTCTCGCCGCCGCGCCGCCGCACCGCGACGATGTCGTGGCGCGCCTGGTACAGCGCCGGCCTCAGCAGATCGTTCATCGCCGCGTCCACCACCGCAAAGTCCTTGCCGCCGTTGCGCTTGCGGTGCAGCACGGCGGTCAGCAGCAGGCCCGCGCTGCCGGCCACCGCGCGCCCCGGCTCGGTGATGATGCGGTACGGGCGCCTGCCGACGGCGTCAACGACGGCGGCGATGTAGTCCTCGACCGGCGGCGGGCTGGCGTCCGGGTAGGCGATGCCGAAACCGCCGCCGATGTCGAGATGCGCGATGCTGACGCCGCGTTGCACGAGGCGGTCGGCGAGCGCGACGGTGGATTGCAGCGCCTCGCGGTAGGGCGCGATTTCGGAAACCTGCGAGCCGATGTGGCAGTCCACGCCGCGCGCGTTGAGCAGCGAACTGCGCTGTATCTCGTCGTACAGCGCCTCGGCCTCGGCGATGCCGACGCCGAACTTGCCGTCGCGCAGGCCGGT includes the following:
- a CDS encoding class I SAM-dependent methyltransferase; protein product: MMDRITEPELMDDAAQARAYATADFEQAHSEIMRHFTRCLAAHPPAVDGGADGAFDAVDLGCGDADIAVRLAKLHRRARVAAVDGAREMLRHAQRRIDAAGVGERVRTALAVLPQMPLPERACDVIISNSLLHHLHDPQVLWRTARRLGKPGACVFIADLSRPDNPAQVEALVKRHAANEDPILQRDFHNSLLAAFTPAEVENQLQEAGLGHFAVCTIDDHHLTVCGALEV
- the lysA gene encoding diaminopimelate decarboxylase — translated: MNEEFNACPRLRREGGRLRLDGVALDDIARQFGTPVYVYSRAGIEDNWRRINAAFGARDHLVCYAVKACSNIAVLDVLARLGSGFDIVSGGELERVMKAGGDPAKVVFSGVGKQPWEIERALRAGIHCFNVESAAELAQIEQAAGDINRAAPVSVRVNPDVDANTHPYIATGLRDGKFGVGIAEAEALYDEIQRSSLLNARGVDCHIGSQVSEIAPYREALQSTVALADRLVQRGVSIAHLDIGGGFGIAYPDASPPPVEDYIAAVVDAVGRRPYRIITEPGRAVAGSAGLLLTAVLHRKRNGGKDFAVVDAAMNDLLRPALYQARHDIVAVRRRGGETQAFDVVGPVCETGDTFGQAHLADARRGDLLALLSAGAYGFSMAGNYNSRTRPAEVIVDGGEAHLVRLRESIQDLIEGECLLP